In the genome of Dyadobacter fermentans DSM 18053, the window TCGACGCCGCCACCGACTCCCCGCTTATTGGTGCTACCGTCACCATTAAGGGAACAACGAACGGTGCCGCAACGGATGCAAACGGTGAGTTTCAGCTGGTAACGGGTCAGAAACTACCTTTCACACTGGTTGTTTCGTTTTTGGGCTATATCAAAAAAGAAGTTGTGATCGAAGGCAGCGGGGTGACTATCAAGCTCGATCCTTCGGCGGATAACCTGGAAGACGTGATCATTTCGTCGCGTCGCCGTCAGGAATCTGCTCAGGAAGTTCCCATTCCGATTTCCGTGATCCGCGGATCGGCCGCTGAGGATGCAGGTGCGTTCAATGTAAACCGTTTGAAAGAACTGGTTCCGACCGTTCAGCTGTATGTGTCGAACGCGCGTAATACAACTTTGAACATCCGCGGCCTCGGATCTACCTATGGCCTTACCAACGATGGCATCGACCCTGGCGTGGGTTTTTATGTGGATGGCGTTTACTACGCACGTCCGGCTGCAACGGCACTCGATTTCATTGATATTGAGCGCATTGAAGTATTGCGCGGACCACAGGGAACACTTTTCGGAAAAAACACGACGGCCGGCGCATTCAACATCACCACCCGCGGCGCGAGCTTCGACCCCAGCGGCAGCTTCGAGCTAAGCTATGGTAACTTCGGTTACATTCAGGCCAAAGGGTCATTCACCGGCCCCATCAATAAGAAACTTGCGGCACGCGTGTCGTTCACGGGAACGCAGCGTAATGGGCTGTTTTTCAACGAACACACGCAACAGCCGATCAACGATATCAATAATATCGGTGTGCGCGGCCAGATTCTTTACCAGCCAAACAGCAAGGTGAACATTACCGTTATCGGCGACGTGTCGGATCAGAAACCAAACGGCTACGGCTGGCCTATCGCAGGCGTGGTGCCTACAAAACGTGCGCCTTACCGTCAATTCGACGCGATTATCGCCGACCTGGGCTACAAACTCCCCTATTCAAGCGCATTCGAACGCAAACTTGACCTTGATACGCCTTCAAAAGCAGATAACAGACTTGGTGGCGTATCGGCCAACGCTGACATCAAAATCGGAAACGGAACCCTTACCGCAACTTCGGCATGGCGTTTCTGGAAATGGGTGCCCCTTAACGACCGCGATTACCTGGGATTGCCGGTATTCACGATTTCGTCCGGTAACTCGGTGCATGACCAATGGTCGCAGGAGATCCGCTATTCAGGCAAAATTTCCCCTAAACTCAGCGGTGTAGTTGGTTTGTTCGGACTTTGGCAAGACCTGAAATCCGATCCTGTGCAAACGGAAGAGGCCGGTTCTGCACAGTGGCGTTTTGCACAAAACAGCACCAGCGAACTCTGGAAAACACCGGGCTTGTTCGATAACTTCGGTATCCGCACCACCAACCGCATCAAAAGCACCAGCCTTGCCGTGTTCGCACAGGCCGACTGGGCAATCACCGACAAGCTCCATGTATTGCCGGGCGTTCGCTACAACTACGACAAGAAAGTGGTGGATTACAAAAGAGAGACTTACGGCGGCCTGCAAACGACCGACGCTGCATTGCTCGCGCTGAAACGACTGGTTTACACGGACCAGGCCTTCAACACGAACTACGACCAGGGTAACTTTTCGGGACAATTGTCGCTCCAATACAAAGCCAGCAGCCGTTTCAATGCCTATGCAACGTATTCGGTGGGTTACAAGCCTATCGGCGTAAACGTGGGCGGCTTGCCGACAGCCAATGGCGCTGTTCTGCTCGACCTGGCTAATGTGAAGCCCGAGCACGTGGATCACAAAGAGTTGGGTATCAAAACAAAACCGACTGCTAACTCCGTCCTGAACCTGACCTTGTACCGTTCGGACATCAACGATTTCCAGACCCAGGTTCAGACTCCCGAGCCGGGCGTAAACCGCGGCTATCTTGCCAATGCTGAAAAAGTGCGGGTACAAGGCGTGGAAGTAGATGGTAACATTCGATTCAGCAACCTGTCGTTCAATGCGGCGGTGGCTTATACCGACGGAAAATATGTCAAATTCGCCAATGCACCCGTGCCTTTGGAAGAAGTAGGCGGTGAGCAGGCATTCAAGGATATTTCGGGCGGTGCGCTGCCGGGCATTTCGAAATGGTCGGGCTCCGTAGGGGGTGAAGGAACGGTGAAAGGCACCTTCCTGGGACTGAAAGGCAACTACTTCCTGGGTATCGACGTATTTGCGCGCTCCGGCTTCTCATCCAGCCCATCACCATCCAAATACCTGAACATCGACGGCTACTCGCTGACCAACGGCCGCCTCGGTTTCCGCGCCTCGAACGGCATTTCGTTCTTCGTATGGGCCAGAAACGTGTTCAACAAAGACTACTACGAACTGCTCCTGGCAGCACCGGGCAGCTACGGCCAGTACGCCGGCATCGTGGGCGACCAGCGCACCTACGGCGTCACATTGCGCTACTCGTTCTAATGCATAAAAACGAAAAAGGATATTATAACACAAAAAAATCAGGGCGCCCCGCTGGGGCGTCCTGATTTTTTTGTGCTACCTGTAAAATGGACGTAGTCCGCCCCCATTCAAACCGGCTCCGGTACCTCCTGCTCAATGGGCTGTATAACCCCATTCGACACCTGGAAAATTGAGACGCCCAGTTTCACTTCAAGCAATGCCAGTGTCTTGATCGTAAAGTTGTGCGTCCCGGTCATCCATTTACTCACCTGCGACTCCTTTTTGCCGAGCATTTCGGCCAGTTCCTTCTGTGAAATCCCCTTGTTTTCCAGTATCTCATGGATACGGTCGGAAAGATCGAAGCTTGTTCCAATAAATCTGTGTATGACCGGATCCAGAGGAATTTTTTCTAGCGCATTCATATCAAATACCTATAAATAGTTCACCTTCTAATTGCATCAAATCCCGGGAGTACCAAATCTCTCCCGCCCTGATTTTCTCTACTAATTTCTTGTCAACGGCCATCATCATCTTCAAGGCCTTCCAGGTTTCGGCGCCGTCCTGGGCCTTTCGACCTTTCTTTTCACCACCACCACCCAGAATGACGATATTCTCGCTACATCTGATGCAGTAGATTCTGAGCCGAGAGAATGTGATCGGCCCGGCACTCACGTTGTTCTCGGGACGGAAATACCGCATTTGTGCTCCCCGCCTTTCGAGGTACCATATCCAGCTCCTGATCATAACGACATCTTCTCCAAAGCCTTTCTCTTTGTACTGGTCCACAAATGAACTGGTTTCGGTACTTGCGCTACCTTCAAACCGGATCGATTAAACAGTCACCTTCTGCGACCGGGTGTACACTTCAAGATAAATACGATTCACTTTTAAGTTAAGTTCAAATATAAGACATTTCCAATAAAAGGAATGCTGAGTGAATTCGTTTTGCATCGGTAATATCTAAAAAAATCATCTCAAAATATCATAAGTAGATATAGCAAATTCATCGCTTCACCATCCGGGCGATGTCTTTTTACCGGCAGATAATCAATACCTTACGTATGAAAAAACTTATACTACTTGCGTGGGCGGTGCCTGCGCTTGCCTGGGGGCAGTCACCCGCTTTGCAGCAAGGCTTCCAAACGCCTCCCGATGCGGCTAAACCGCGTGTTTGGTGGCATTGGATGAACGGCAACATTACCAAAGAAGGGATCACCAAAGACCTCGAATGGATGAAGCGCGTAGGCATTGGCGGCTTCCAGAATTTCGATGCGAGCCTTTTTACACCCAATGTGACGCCCAAAAAGCTGGTGTTCATGACGCCCGACTGGAAGGACGCTTTCAAACATACCACCGACCTCGCCCAAAAGCTCGGCCTCGAAATGGCGATCGCAGGCTCACCCGGTTGGAGCGTTACCGGCGGGCCGTGGGTACCGGCCGCAGATGCGATGAAAAAGTACGTTTGGACCGAAACGCATGTGCCGGGCGGGCAAACTTTTACAGGCAAACTCCCCCCGCCCGCACCGGTGGCCGGGAAGTTTCAGAATGTGCCATTGCCTGCCGAAGGCGGGATGTCAGGACCGTCGGGCGAAGTGCCGGATTATTATGCCGATGCGCTCGTGATCGCCTACAAGCTGCCTTCTGCCGACAAGCGCATGAGCACGCTCAATCCCAAAGTAACGTCGAGCGGAGGCTCTTTTTCGGTAGCCGAACTGACCGACGGCGATTTGGGCAAAACCTCCCTCCTGCCGCCGATGGAAGTTGGCCAGGATATGTGGGTACAATATGAATTCGATACACCGCAGACATTCAAGGCATTGACGATTGTAGGCGCCAGCTCGGGCGGCGCATTGGCCGAGTTCAACGGAGCGCCCAACAACCGGACGCTGCGGGTAAGCGACGACGGCGTCACTTTCCGCGACGTTGCGCCCATCAAAGGCAGCATTGTTCCTCAAAACACACTGGCATTTACTCCCGTAACGGCCAGATTCTACCGGATCGCGTTCAAAACGCTGGCGCCGCCGTTCAATCCTTTCGTAGCGATGATGGGCGGAGGCGGCGGGCAGCCGGCCGCGCCCGAGGGCGTTCATGTGGCCGAAATCGTGTTTCATAATACCGACCGGATGGATCAGTTCGAAGAAAAGGCTGGTTTCAGCCCCTGGCGCGAGAATACTTCCTCGCTGATCCAGCCCAATGCGGACGCGGTACCCCTCACCGACGTGATCGACCTGACTTCCAAAATGACCGCCGACGGCAGCCTGAACTGGACACCGCCTGCCGGCAACTGGGTGGTGGTACGGCTCGGGTACTCGCTCACCGGGCGCAAAAATCATCCCGCCTCGCCGGAAGCAACCGGTTTAGAAGTGGATAAGCTCGATAAAGCAGCCGTGACCCGCTATATTAATACCTATCTCGATATGTATAAGGACGCTACCGGCGGGCAAATGGGCGCGAAAGGACTGCAATTCATGGTGCTCGACAGCTACGAGGCAGGCCATATGACCTGGACGAAAGAAATGCCGCAGGAGTTCAAAAAGCGCCGAGGCTACGACATCACGCCCTGGATTCCCGCGCTCACAGGCATCATCGTGAAAAGCGCCGCTGAAAGCGACCGCTTTTTGTGGGATTTCCGAAAAACCATCGGCGAACTGATCATCGAAAACCACTACGAGGTGATCGGCGACGCATTGAAAGCGCGCGGAATGAAGCGCTATACCGAATCGCACGAGGGCGGCCGCATTTACCTGGCCGACGGCATGGATGTGAAGCGCAAGGCCGACATTCCGATGGCTGCAATGTGGACGCCCGGCAGCCTGGCCGGGGGCGCCGACGAGGAAGTGCGGAGCGAAGCCGACATCCGCGAATCGGCCTCGGTGGCGCACATTTACGGACAAAACATCGTCGCGGCGGAATCGATGACGTCCGTTGGCAATGCATTCACCTGGTATCCCGAAAAGCTGAAACGCACGGCGGATCTCGAAATGGCGTCGGGACTGAACCGGTTTGTGATCCACACCTCCGTTCACCAGCCACTGGACGACAAAAAACCCGGCTTTTCGCTCGGGCCGTTCGGGCAGTATTTCACGCGGCAGGAAACCTGGGCAGAACAGGCAAAGGCGTGGATGGATTACCTGGGGAGGAGCTGTTTCATGCTGCAACAAGGCAAGCCGGTGGTGGATGTGCTGTATTATTATGGTGAAAACTCAAATATCACGCAGATCTCCACGCAAAAACTTCCCCCGATACCTGCCGGCTATGCATTCGATTTCGCGAATTCGAGTGTGATCAAAGATATGCTGAAAATAGAAAAAGGCTTGATCGCGACGCCATCGGGCCAGCAGTATCGTTTGCTGGTGCTGGACTCTACCGCCAGGGATATGACATTGCCGGTGCTGCAAAAGATTGGCGAACTGGTGGATAACGGAATGAAAGTGGCGGGCGTGAAACCGGAGCGTTCCCCCAGCCTGGGTGACGATCCGTCGGCATTTACGGCGCTCGTCAACAGGATTTGGAATAATCCGAATGTTTCCTCGCAGCCGCTGGAAACCGTTTTGAGCAGCATTGCGCCCAAAGATGTGGCCATATCCGGCGAGAAAGCGAAGATCCTTTACGTGCACCGCCAAACACCCGACGCCGACATTTACTGGCTCGACAACCGCAGTAACGAGGCCAACCAGGCCAGTATCAGCTTCCGCGTTACCGGCAAAATTCCCGTACTATGGAACCCAGAAACCGGCAAAACCAGTAAAGTCTTTTACCAGATCGCCGACGGCCGGACCACCATTCCTTTGAAATTCGATTCCTGGCAGGCCTATTTTATCGTTTTCAGTGGCAAGGCTCCCAACAATTTGCATTCCGAGCCCGAATGGCGCGAATCGGACGCCACTGCTGTGACGGGCACCTGGACCGTGCGCTTTCAACCGGGCCTGGGCGCTCCTGCGCAGGCGCAAATGAATGAACTCGCCTCGCTATCGGAGCATGCGGATGCCGGGATCAAATACTTTTCGGGAACTGCCACTTACGAAAACACGCTCAATGTGTCGGCAATTAATAAAAAAGCGCGCTACTGGCTCCACCTCGGCGATGTGAAAAATCTCGCCGAAGTGATCGTGAATGGCAAAAATGCAGGCATTATCTGGAAAAAGCCGTTCCGTATCGACATTACCGACGCGGTGAAGCGGGGCGCTAATAGCATTCAGGTGCGTGTTACCAATACCTGGGTAAACCGCCTGATCGGCGACGCACAACCCGGCACCGCCACCAAAATCACTTATACGACGATGCCGTTTTACAAAGCCGATTCACCTTTACAGCCCAGCGGCTTGCTGGGCCCGGTGAAACTGGTGGCGGCAACGCCCGCAAAATAGCGAATGCGGCAGGCGTAGAAACTTGTGTTTTCAAATCCAGGTGTTTTCCGTGATCAGGGATTTTTAACGATCCGTTCGGCCAGCGCCAGTTTGAGCGCCTTAATGTCGGCCAGCACAAGCTGTGCCATTTTACGGGCACCAAGCTCGCTGAAATGGGTATTGTCTTCTTTTCCGGCCGGGTAGTTGGGATGTTCATCCGCAGCAAGGTGCAGGTAGAGCAATTTCGAGTTCTCCACGCCCATGCTTTGAAGTAATACCTGGCTTCGTTTATCAAGATCGATCAGCGGAACGCTTTGTGCCGCCGCTACGTCGCGCACGAGCTGCGAGTACACGGCGTGCGTGTCCTGAATTTTCCCCTCGGCATCGAAACTCCGCCGCGCTACCGGGGTAATGAGCACTGGATTGGCCTTTTTCGCTCGCGTTTCTTCGATAAAACGCACCAGGTTGTTCTGGTAACCCGCCTCATCAATGTAGCTTTTCTTGGTTTTAACTTCATCATTATGCCCGAACTGGATCAGCACATAATCGCCTTCCCGTAGACTGTCGGACACCGATTGCCAGCGCTTTTCCTCTATAAAGGTTTTCGTGCTACGCCCATTCACCGCCCGGTTATCGACCTTCACCGTTTGATCAAAAAAATAGGCAAATGGCATTCCCCATCCTGCTTCGGGATAAGCTTTTACTGCTTTGTTGGCCATCGTGGAGTCGCCGATGAGGTACACGGTAATGGGCCGTTCGGCAACCCGGAAACCCGCTGCGATCAGCAAAAATAATGTAGCCGCCAATGGACGGAGTAAGTGTTTTCTGGTCATAAAATCTTCCGAAATGAATCGCCGCAGAGTTCGAAATGACCGCAAAAGCTGTCGTTAGGGCCGGTCTACTGGATAGCGGGCCTGTGAATTCACTCGGGCACTTCCTTCGAGATTTTTTCGTTGGCGAGCTCAATGTCCTCCGGTTCGGCCTCGGGCTCTTCCTGCTCCGCACTTGCCGCCTGCTCATATTGTAGCGAAAGCAGGATAGGGAAATGGTCGGATGAGAAATTTTCGAGCCGCGCGAGTTCTACCAGCTTGAAATCGGTGGAACAAAACACGTGATCGAGCGGGAAACGCAGCAGCGGCATACCCGCATGGAAGGTATTGTAAAAACCCCGCCCAATGCGCGGATCGAGCAGGCCGCTGATTTTGGTAAAAAGATCGGTGGTGTAGGACCACGCCACGTCGTTCAGGTCGCCCACCACAATGCAGGGTAACCGGCTGGCTTTAACCTCCTTAGCTACCAGCAGCAGTTCCTTGTCGCGCTCGGTGGAATGCAGGTTTTCTCCGGGCACGGGCGGCGTCGGGTGCACGCAAAACAGCTGTATCCGCTGGCCCGAGGGCAATGCGACCTGCGCTTTAATGGAAGGTATTTCTTCGTCGACCAGGTAGCGGACCTGCACATCCGACAGCTCCAATTTCGAGTAGAGCAGCATTCCATAGGTGTTTTCCAGCGGCACCGGCACCTCGTACGGATAGTCCTTTTGCAATGCCAGCGTGCTTTCATGCCAGAAACGGTCGGTTTCCAGCAGCAGCAGCACGTCGGGATCGTACTTCCGGATCAGGTTCATGCAGCCCTCGGTATTCCGGTTGTCCTGAAATACATTCGATGAAAGGATCGACAGGCGGTTTTCGGGCAAGTGCTTCTTGGCAGGCTCGATCACAGTCCCCGCAAGGCGCGTAAACGGGTACACGAGGTAGCACAAATAAATGGTGTTTAATAGGAAGGCACCCGACAGGATGAGTGTCTGCAAATCGGTCGAGAAAAACAGACTAATGTAAATGCCGGTGACAGCCACGCAGAGGACGAGTTTCTGCAACCGCGGGTATTCGAAAACCCGGAATGTCCAGT includes:
- a CDS encoding rhamnogalacturonan acetylesterase translates to MTRKHLLRPLAATLFLLIAAGFRVAERPITVYLIGDSTMANKAVKAYPEAGWGMPFAYFFDQTVKVDNRAVNGRSTKTFIEEKRWQSVSDSLREGDYVLIQFGHNDEVKTKKSYIDEAGYQNNLVRFIEETRAKKANPVLITPVARRSFDAEGKIQDTHAVYSQLVRDVAAAQSVPLIDLDKRSQVLLQSMGVENSKLLYLHLAADEHPNYPAGKEDNTHFSELGARKMAQLVLADIKALKLALAERIVKNP
- a CDS encoding endonuclease/exonuclease/phosphatase family protein, with translation MHYFKSFLEVAGVLIVMMSLIPLIRSDYWTFRVFEYPRLQKLVLCVAVTGIYISLFFSTDLQTLILSGAFLLNTIYLCYLVYPFTRLAGTVIEPAKKHLPENRLSILSSNVFQDNRNTEGCMNLIRKYDPDVLLLLETDRFWHESTLALQKDYPYEVPVPLENTYGMLLYSKLELSDVQVRYLVDEEIPSIKAQVALPSGQRIQLFCVHPTPPVPGENLHSTERDKELLLVAKEVKASRLPCIVVGDLNDVAWSYTTDLFTKISGLLDPRIGRGFYNTFHAGMPLLRFPLDHVFCSTDFKLVELARLENFSSDHFPILLSLQYEQAASAEQEEPEAEPEDIELANEKISKEVPE
- a CDS encoding TonB-dependent receptor — translated: MKTFLTTLFSTTILLISLVAQAQNPPIVNATVTGTILDAATDSPLIGATVTIKGTTNGAATDANGEFQLVTGQKLPFTLVVSFLGYIKKEVVIEGSGVTIKLDPSADNLEDVIISSRRRQESAQEVPIPISVIRGSAAEDAGAFNVNRLKELVPTVQLYVSNARNTTLNIRGLGSTYGLTNDGIDPGVGFYVDGVYYARPAATALDFIDIERIEVLRGPQGTLFGKNTTAGAFNITTRGASFDPSGSFELSYGNFGYIQAKGSFTGPINKKLAARVSFTGTQRNGLFFNEHTQQPINDINNIGVRGQILYQPNSKVNITVIGDVSDQKPNGYGWPIAGVVPTKRAPYRQFDAIIADLGYKLPYSSAFERKLDLDTPSKADNRLGGVSANADIKIGNGTLTATSAWRFWKWVPLNDRDYLGLPVFTISSGNSVHDQWSQEIRYSGKISPKLSGVVGLFGLWQDLKSDPVQTEEAGSAQWRFAQNSTSELWKTPGLFDNFGIRTTNRIKSTSLAVFAQADWAITDKLHVLPGVRYNYDKKVVDYKRETYGGLQTTDAALLALKRLVYTDQAFNTNYDQGNFSGQLSLQYKASSRFNAYATYSVGYKPIGVNVGGLPTANGAVLLDLANVKPEHVDHKELGIKTKPTANSVLNLTLYRSDINDFQTQVQTPEPGVNRGYLANAEKVRVQGVEVDGNIRFSNLSFNAAVAYTDGKYVKFANAPVPLEEVGGEQAFKDISGGALPGISKWSGSVGGEGTVKGTFLGLKGNYFLGIDVFARSGFSSSPSPSKYLNIDGYSLTNGRLGFRASNGISFFVWARNVFNKDYYELLLAAPGSYGQYAGIVGDQRTYGVTLRYSF
- a CDS encoding glycosyl hydrolase; the encoded protein is MKKLILLAWAVPALAWGQSPALQQGFQTPPDAAKPRVWWHWMNGNITKEGITKDLEWMKRVGIGGFQNFDASLFTPNVTPKKLVFMTPDWKDAFKHTTDLAQKLGLEMAIAGSPGWSVTGGPWVPAADAMKKYVWTETHVPGGQTFTGKLPPPAPVAGKFQNVPLPAEGGMSGPSGEVPDYYADALVIAYKLPSADKRMSTLNPKVTSSGGSFSVAELTDGDLGKTSLLPPMEVGQDMWVQYEFDTPQTFKALTIVGASSGGALAEFNGAPNNRTLRVSDDGVTFRDVAPIKGSIVPQNTLAFTPVTARFYRIAFKTLAPPFNPFVAMMGGGGGQPAAPEGVHVAEIVFHNTDRMDQFEEKAGFSPWRENTSSLIQPNADAVPLTDVIDLTSKMTADGSLNWTPPAGNWVVVRLGYSLTGRKNHPASPEATGLEVDKLDKAAVTRYINTYLDMYKDATGGQMGAKGLQFMVLDSYEAGHMTWTKEMPQEFKKRRGYDITPWIPALTGIIVKSAAESDRFLWDFRKTIGELIIENHYEVIGDALKARGMKRYTESHEGGRIYLADGMDVKRKADIPMAAMWTPGSLAGGADEEVRSEADIRESASVAHIYGQNIVAAESMTSVGNAFTWYPEKLKRTADLEMASGLNRFVIHTSVHQPLDDKKPGFSLGPFGQYFTRQETWAEQAKAWMDYLGRSCFMLQQGKPVVDVLYYYGENSNITQISTQKLPPIPAGYAFDFANSSVIKDMLKIEKGLIATPSGQQYRLLVLDSTARDMTLPVLQKIGELVDNGMKVAGVKPERSPSLGDDPSAFTALVNRIWNNPNVSSQPLETVLSSIAPKDVAISGEKAKILYVHRQTPDADIYWLDNRSNEANQASISFRVTGKIPVLWNPETGKTSKVFYQIADGRTTIPLKFDSWQAYFIVFSGKAPNNLHSEPEWRESDATAVTGTWTVRFQPGLGAPAQAQMNELASLSEHADAGIKYFSGTATYENTLNVSAINKKARYWLHLGDVKNLAEVIVNGKNAGIIWKKPFRIDITDAVKRGANSIQVRVTNTWVNRLIGDAQPGTATKITYTTMPFYKADSPLQPSGLLGPVKLVAATPAK
- a CDS encoding helix-turn-helix domain-containing protein is translated as MNALEKIPLDPVIHRFIGTSFDLSDRIHEILENKGISQKELAEMLGKKESQVSKWMTGTHNFTIKTLALLEVKLGVSIFQVSNGVIQPIEQEVPEPV